Proteins from a genomic interval of Gemmatimonas sp.:
- a CDS encoding carotenoid biosynthesis protein, which translates to MTLYTDQQDSTKSTLFKIASITLLGHLFFSAFSAFAFATFLLPPYPEWLQTPQNQKVMAMGFTYGGATTVTLGAISGLAFLAWAVGTRKAVITFLVAFILALTSEYVGTRWDYPFGAYEYSSQLGYKIGGKVPFNIPTSWFYMLVASLAICGRFLKGTDDNVSKWWWSLVGGVVLTLWDVSMDPAMAKTNHWFWEIGDLSNRSQFEQWIGNPIFFGMPITNWLGWLLTGILVARVMLAFVPPSEWVAKVAPHRLPIALYAINGLLPIAICFRWDMVPAGVLGTIAMVIPLWAALRNDPAPLTSLGTTPLQPARDGALGTR; encoded by the coding sequence ATGACCCTGTACACAGACCAACAGGACAGTACGAAGTCGACGCTCTTCAAGATCGCGTCGATCACCCTGCTGGGGCATCTGTTTTTCAGTGCGTTTTCCGCGTTCGCCTTTGCCACGTTCCTGCTGCCCCCATATCCGGAGTGGTTGCAGACGCCGCAGAACCAGAAGGTGATGGCCATGGGCTTCACCTACGGCGGCGCCACCACGGTCACGCTGGGAGCCATCTCCGGCCTCGCCTTCCTCGCGTGGGCCGTGGGGACGCGCAAAGCGGTGATCACCTTCCTCGTGGCCTTCATCCTGGCGCTCACGTCGGAGTACGTGGGCACGCGGTGGGATTATCCGTTCGGCGCGTACGAGTACAGCAGCCAATTGGGATACAAGATCGGCGGCAAGGTGCCGTTCAACATCCCGACGTCGTGGTTCTACATGCTCGTCGCGTCGCTCGCGATTTGCGGCCGCTTCCTCAAGGGGACGGACGACAACGTCTCCAAGTGGTGGTGGTCACTGGTGGGCGGCGTGGTGCTCACGCTGTGGGACGTGTCCATGGACCCGGCCATGGCGAAGACGAACCACTGGTTCTGGGAGATCGGGGACCTGTCCAACCGCTCGCAGTTCGAGCAGTGGATCGGCAATCCCATCTTCTTCGGCATGCCCATCACCAATTGGCTCGGGTGGCTGCTCACCGGTATCCTGGTGGCGCGGGTCATGCTTGCCTTCGTGCCGCCGTCGGAGTGGGTGGCCAAGGTGGCACCGCACCGCCTGCCGATCGCCTTGTACGCCATCAACGGCCTGCTGCCCATCGCGATCTGTTTCCGCTGGGACATGGTGCCGGCCGGCGTACTCGGCACCATCGCCATGGTCATCCCGCTCTGGGCGGCGCTGCGCAATGATCCGGCGCCGCTGACGAGTCTGGGGACCACCCCGCTGCAGCCGGCTCGCGATGGCGCGCTCGGTACGCGCTGA